Proteins encoded together in one Rossellomorea sp. y25 window:
- a CDS encoding acyl-CoA dehydrogenase family protein, translating into MNLRLSDEQRMIQKTIRKFVEKELIPLENEVLRNEREGKPSLSPEKRNELQLKAKEAGFWGINTPEEYGGADLGQMMMAIVYMEISKTFVPFSFGGYADNILYYANEEQKKNYLIPTINGEKKSCFAMTEPGAGSDTQNIRMTAVKDGNEWVLNGEKTFITGGNEADFVMVMAVTDKEKHRRTGRDGVTCFIADRRMGWTSEYIHTMGEWGPASLFFDDVRVPEENILGEIDGGYNLGLEWIGFARWIVGAQAVGAAERLLQMAIDYSKERETFGKPIADRQAIQWKIADSAVEIEAARWLVLNAAFTLDQGEDNRHVASIAKLYGSNMGNRVVDRVLQIHGGMGYTRELPIERWYREARLWRIYDGTDEIQKLIISRNLLKGHVKVGQFV; encoded by the coding sequence ATGAACTTACGGTTATCAGATGAACAAAGGATGATTCAAAAAACCATCCGTAAATTTGTTGAGAAAGAACTTATACCTTTAGAAAATGAAGTGCTAAGAAATGAACGGGAAGGAAAACCAAGTCTTTCCCCGGAAAAAAGAAATGAGCTACAGTTAAAAGCAAAGGAAGCAGGGTTCTGGGGGATCAATACACCAGAAGAGTACGGCGGAGCGGATCTCGGGCAAATGATGATGGCCATTGTATATATGGAAATCTCCAAAACCTTTGTGCCTTTCAGTTTCGGTGGTTATGCAGACAACATCCTATACTATGCCAACGAAGAACAGAAAAAGAACTATTTGATCCCCACTATAAACGGAGAGAAAAAGTCCTGCTTCGCCATGACGGAACCGGGAGCTGGATCCGATACTCAAAACATTCGGATGACCGCAGTGAAGGATGGAAATGAGTGGGTGTTAAATGGTGAAAAAACCTTTATTACGGGCGGAAATGAAGCAGACTTTGTCATGGTCATGGCGGTGACCGATAAGGAAAAGCATCGGCGAACGGGTCGGGACGGAGTAACCTGTTTTATTGCCGATCGTAGGATGGGATGGACATCTGAATACATTCATACCATGGGGGAATGGGGACCGGCCAGTCTGTTTTTTGATGACGTGCGGGTGCCTGAAGAAAATATTCTGGGTGAAATTGATGGTGGCTACAATCTTGGCCTGGAATGGATCGGGTTCGCACGGTGGATTGTAGGGGCACAAGCGGTAGGAGCAGCGGAACGCTTACTTCAAATGGCGATTGACTATTCAAAGGAAAGGGAGACATTTGGAAAGCCAATCGCGGATAGACAAGCGATTCAATGGAAGATCGCTGACTCTGCCGTGGAAATTGAAGCTGCCAGATGGCTTGTGCTAAATGCAGCATTCACGCTGGATCAAGGAGAAGATAATCGCCATGTTGCATCGATTGCCAAGCTGTACGGATCGAATATGGGCAATCGGGTAGTGGATCGGGTCCTTCAAATTCACGGAGGGATGGGCTACACAAGAGAGCTTCCCATCGAACGCTGGTATCGTGAAGCAAGATTGTGGCGGATTTATGATGGTACTGATGAAATTCAAAAACTGATC